The following are encoded together in the Roseobacter denitrificans OCh 114 genome:
- the rpoH gene encoding RNA polymerase sigma factor RpoH, with product MANYANLPAPTPEGGLNRYMQEIRKFPLLEPQEEYMLAKRWVEEQDTEAAHKMVTSHLRLAAKIAMGYRGYGLPQAEVISEANVGLMQAVKRFDPEKGFRLATYAMWWIRASIQEYILRSWSLVKLGTTSGQKKLFFNLRKAKNKIGALEEGDLHPDNVARIAKDLGVTETEVISMNRRMSGGDASLNATVGSEGEGTMQWQDWLEDEDADQAGDYEARDELEARRELLADAMSVLNDRERDILQQRRLSEQTVTLEDLSAEYNVSRERIRQIEVRAFEKLQKKMRDLAKEKGMPVSA from the coding sequence ATGGCCAATTACGCAAATCTGCCGGCCCCGACGCCGGAGGGCGGTTTGAACCGCTACATGCAGGAAATTCGCAAGTTCCCGCTGCTTGAACCGCAAGAAGAATACATGCTGGCAAAGCGCTGGGTCGAAGAACAGGATACGGAGGCGGCCCATAAGATGGTCACTTCGCATCTGCGTCTGGCGGCAAAAATCGCCATGGGCTATCGTGGCTACGGATTGCCGCAGGCCGAAGTCATATCAGAGGCGAATGTCGGCTTGATGCAGGCGGTGAAACGGTTCGATCCGGAAAAAGGGTTCCGGCTGGCCACATATGCGATGTGGTGGATCCGCGCGTCGATTCAGGAATATATCCTGCGGTCCTGGTCGCTGGTAAAGCTGGGCACGACATCGGGTCAAAAGAAGTTGTTTTTCAATCTTCGCAAAGCCAAAAACAAGATTGGCGCGCTCGAAGAAGGCGATCTGCATCCCGACAACGTGGCACGTATTGCAAAGGACCTTGGTGTAACCGAGACCGAAGTCATTTCGATGAACCGGCGCATGTCAGGCGGTGATGCTTCTCTCAATGCGACCGTCGGGTCCGAAGGCGAGGGGACGATGCAATGGCAGGACTGGCTCGAGGACGAGGATGCCGATCAGGCCGGTGATTACGAGGCGCGCGACGAGTTGGAAGCGCGGCGCGAACTGTTGGCAGACGCGATGAGTGTCCTGAATGACCGGGAAAGAGATATCCTTCAACAGCGCAGGCTGTCCGAGCAGACGGTGACGCTCGAAGACCTCAGCGCCGAGTATAACGTCAGTCGTGAACGTATCCGTCAGATCGAAGTGCGCGCCTTTGAAAAGCTGCAAAAGAAGATGCGCGATCTGGCCAAGGAAAAAGGCATGCCCGTTTCGGCCTGA
- a CDS encoding M3 family oligoendopeptidase, with product MFQLPFPVRDANASGAADPLGDLPEWNLDDLYTGEDAPELKRDLDWLEQACASFATDYEGNLETLDAAGFLECVLRNEKISQIAGRIMSYAGLRYYQLTTDAGRAKFMSDLQEKITNFTTPLVFFTLEINRLADDHLDGLYAHNGDLARYKPIFDRIRAMKPYQLSDELEKFLHDLGVVGDAWERLFDETIAGLEFDVDGETLNIEGALNLLTDPDRTKREAAARELADVFGANVKTFARVHNTQAKEKEIADRWRGMESPQQGRHLSNQVEPEVVEALRNAVVKSYPKLSHRYYELKRKWLGLDKMQVWDRNAPLPLEDNRIVGWDQAQDMVMEAYTAFDPRMGEIAAPFFSKGWIDAGVKPGKAPGAFAHPTVTDVHPYVMLNYLGKPRDVMTLAHELGHGVHQVLAAGQGEMLSSTPLTLAETASVFGEMLTFRKMLDGAKDNAERKVLLAGKVEDMINTVVRQIAFYDFECKLHDARRGGELTPDDINALWMSVQAESLGPAFEFMDGYETFWAYIPHFVHSPFYVYAYAFGDGLVNALYSVYAEGTEGFEEKYFDMLKAGGSKHHKELLAPFGLDASDPAFWDKGLSMISGFIDELEAMEE from the coding sequence ATGTTTCAACTTCCCTTTCCGGTGCGCGATGCAAATGCTTCAGGCGCGGCTGATCCCTTGGGCGATCTGCCCGAGTGGAATCTCGACGATCTCTATACCGGCGAGGATGCGCCCGAACTGAAACGCGATCTGGACTGGCTGGAACAGGCCTGCGCCAGCTTTGCCACGGATTACGAGGGCAATCTGGAAACCCTCGACGCTGCGGGCTTTCTTGAATGCGTGTTGCGCAACGAAAAAATCAGCCAGATCGCCGGGCGGATCATGTCCTATGCCGGGCTGCGGTATTACCAACTCACCACAGATGCCGGGCGGGCCAAATTCATGTCCGACCTGCAGGAAAAGATCACCAATTTCACCACGCCGCTGGTATTTTTCACGCTGGAGATCAACCGGCTTGCGGATGATCATCTTGACGGGCTTTATGCGCATAATGGCGATCTTGCGCGCTATAAACCCATCTTTGATCGCATCCGCGCAATGAAACCCTATCAACTCAGTGATGAGTTGGAGAAGTTCCTGCATGATCTCGGCGTGGTGGGCGATGCCTGGGAGCGGTTGTTTGACGAAACCATCGCCGGGCTGGAATTCGATGTTGACGGTGAGACGCTCAACATAGAGGGCGCACTGAACCTGCTCACGGATCCGGACCGCACCAAACGCGAAGCCGCCGCGCGCGAGTTGGCGGATGTCTTCGGCGCGAACGTCAAAACCTTTGCCCGCGTGCACAACACTCAGGCCAAGGAAAAAGAGATCGCGGATCGCTGGCGCGGCATGGAAAGCCCACAGCAAGGCCGCCATCTGAGCAATCAGGTCGAACCCGAAGTGGTCGAAGCGCTGCGCAACGCGGTGGTGAAATCCTATCCGAAACTCAGCCACCGCTATTACGAGCTCAAGCGCAAATGGCTGGGCCTCGACAAGATGCAGGTCTGGGACCGCAACGCGCCGCTGCCGCTGGAGGACAACCGCATCGTCGGCTGGGATCAGGCGCAAGACATGGTGATGGAGGCCTATACCGCCTTTGATCCGCGCATGGGCGAGATCGCCGCGCCGTTTTTCAGCAAGGGCTGGATCGACGCAGGCGTGAAGCCCGGCAAGGCACCCGGTGCTTTTGCGCATCCGACCGTCACCGATGTGCACCCCTATGTCATGCTGAACTACCTCGGCAAACCACGCGATGTGATGACCCTCGCGCATGAGCTTGGGCACGGTGTCCATCAGGTTCTGGCCGCCGGACAGGGGGAGATGCTGTCGTCCACACCGCTCACACTGGCGGAGACGGCCAGCGTGTTTGGCGAAATGCTCACCTTCCGCAAGATGCTGGACGGCGCCAAGGACAACGCGGAACGCAAAGTCCTGCTGGCGGGCAAGGTCGAGGATATGATCAATACGGTCGTGCGCCAGATCGCCTTTTACGATTTCGAGTGCAAACTGCATGATGCGCGGCGCGGTGGCGAATTGACCCCCGATGACATCAACGCGTTGTGGATGTCCGTGCAGGCCGAAAGCCTCGGACCGGCGTTTGAATTCATGGACGGATACGAAACCTTCTGGGCCTATATCCCGCATTTCGTGCATTCGCCGTTCTACGTCTACGCCTATGCTTTTGGCGACGGGCTCGTGAATGCGCTCTATTCCGTTTACGCGGAAGGCACCGAAGGATTTGAGGAAAAATACTTCGACATGCTGAAAGCAGGTGGCTCAAAGCACCACAAGGAATTGCTGGCGCCATTCGGTCTGGATGCCTCCGACCCTGCGTTCTGGGACAAGGGGCTGAGCATGATTTCAGGCTTCATCGACGAGTTGGAAGCGATGGAAGAGTAA
- a CDS encoding ATP-dependent DNA ligase produces MKEFAALFNAIDQSTKTTVKTAALASYFAKAPKEDRLWTIALFSGRRPKRAVTTSKLREWAAETADIPLWLFEESYPIVGDLAETIALVLPDTTSTNDTPLSDWITALRALSEADDAQRKAFVRDAWATLGGTERFVFNKLITGGFRVGISQKLMTRALSKATGKPETELAHRLMGNWHPDDTTWDALIEADDPMADASRPYPFYLSYGLEGAVEDLGSPSDWVAEWKWDGIRGQLILRDGQYFVWSRGEELMTDRFPELAQAVDFFPAGTVLDGELLVWEAGADAPSSFNALQKRIGRKTVPKKLLAEAPVVLHAYDVLEWQGVDIRQRPFAERRAILQDACTALPATAPVKQSPQLSFQDWDSLAQHRGAAREAQAEGVMLKRADSPYLVGRKKGDWWKWKLDPLTIDAVMIYAQAGHGRRANLFTDFTFAVRHGNDLVPFTKAYSGLTDAEFRAITAWVRKNTLQRFGPVRQVTPHHVFEIAFEGIQASPRHKSGVALRFPRMARWRQDKPLQEANTLDDLKQMLELYG; encoded by the coding sequence GTGAAAGAATTCGCAGCGCTTTTCAATGCGATCGACCAGAGCACCAAGACCACCGTCAAAACGGCGGCACTTGCGTCCTATTTTGCCAAGGCCCCGAAAGAGGACCGGCTGTGGACAATCGCGCTCTTTTCCGGTCGCAGGCCAAAACGGGCGGTCACAACCTCAAAGTTGCGCGAATGGGCAGCGGAAACGGCCGACATTCCCTTGTGGCTCTTCGAGGAAAGCTATCCGATCGTCGGCGATCTGGCCGAAACGATCGCCTTGGTTCTACCCGACACCACCAGCACGAACGACACACCCCTGTCCGATTGGATCACCGCCTTGCGCGCCTTGTCAGAGGCGGACGATGCGCAACGCAAAGCCTTCGTGCGGGACGCATGGGCAACCCTCGGCGGCACGGAGCGTTTTGTGTTCAACAAGTTGATCACCGGCGGTTTTCGCGTTGGGATCAGTCAAAAGCTGATGACCCGCGCGTTGTCAAAGGCCACGGGCAAGCCCGAAACCGAACTGGCGCATCGCCTGATGGGCAACTGGCACCCGGATGACACCACATGGGACGCCCTGATCGAGGCGGACGACCCGATGGCGGATGCCTCGCGCCCCTATCCGTTCTACTTGTCCTACGGGCTGGAAGGGGCGGTTGAAGACCTCGGCAGCCCATCAGACTGGGTTGCGGAATGGAAATGGGACGGCATTCGCGGCCAGTTGATCCTGCGCGACGGGCAATATTTCGTGTGGTCGCGCGGCGAGGAGTTGATGACGGACCGCTTTCCGGAACTGGCGCAGGCGGTTGACTTTTTCCCGGCAGGCACCGTGCTGGATGGCGAATTGCTGGTCTGGGAGGCGGGTGCCGACGCGCCGTCCAGTTTCAATGCGCTGCAAAAACGGATCGGGCGCAAAACGGTGCCCAAAAAGCTGCTCGCAGAAGCACCTGTCGTGCTGCACGCCTATGATGTGCTGGAATGGCAGGGCGTGGATATCCGCCAACGCCCCTTTGCGGAACGGCGCGCGATCCTGCAGGACGCCTGCACGGCCCTGCCGGCAACGGCGCCGGTAAAACAATCCCCCCAGCTTTCGTTTCAAGACTGGGACAGTCTCGCGCAACATCGCGGTGCTGCGCGCGAGGCACAGGCCGAAGGGGTGATGCTGAAACGCGCCGACAGCCCCTATCTGGTGGGACGCAAAAAGGGGGATTGGTGGAAATGGAAACTTGATCCACTGACGATTGATGCCGTGATGATCTATGCGCAGGCCGGGCATGGGCGGCGCGCGAATCTCTTCACCGATTTCACCTTTGCGGTGCGCCATGGCAATGACCTCGTGCCATTCACCAAAGCCTATTCCGGCCTGACCGACGCCGAATTCCGCGCCATTACCGCTTGGGTGCGTAAAAACACGCTGCAGCGTTTTGGCCCGGTGCGCCAAGTGACGCCGCACCATGTCTTTGAAATCGCATTTGAAGGCATTCAGGCCAGCCCACGCCATAAATCCGGCGTGGCGCTGCGCTTTCCCCGCATGGCGCGGTGGCGACAGGATAAACCCCTGCAAGAGGCCAATACGCTGGATGACCTCAAGCAGATGCTTGAATTATATGGCTAA
- a CDS encoding ligase-associated DNA damage response exonuclease yields the protein MSKTPVLSFTDKGIYCAAGDFHIDPWRPVARALITHGHADHARSGHGHYLATEQALPVMKHRLGDITCQGIRYGEVQQIGAAEVSFHPAGHVPGSAQIKVSVAGEIWVASGDYKIEDDGLSEPFEPQRCHHFITESTFGLPVFRWRPQPDIAQDINAWWQGCAAACKTAFLGAYALGKAQRLLRMLDPSIGPILTHGAVEATNAVLRGQGIVLPQTTQLTKDTDPKANRGALVVAPPSALGSTWAKRFGPSESAFASGWMQLRGVRRRRSGDRGFVISDHADWDGLLSAIKATEAENVYVTHGYTDIFARYLSENGWHAQVVPTEFGGESDESEAEP from the coding sequence ATGTCGAAAACACCGGTCCTTTCCTTTACCGACAAGGGTATCTACTGCGCAGCGGGCGATTTCCATATTGACCCGTGGCGTCCTGTCGCGCGTGCGCTCATCACGCATGGCCATGCAGATCACGCGCGCAGCGGTCACGGCCATTATCTGGCCACCGAACAGGCGCTTCCGGTCATGAAACACAGGCTCGGCGACATCACCTGTCAGGGCATCCGCTACGGGGAGGTGCAGCAAATCGGCGCGGCCGAGGTATCCTTTCATCCCGCAGGCCACGTTCCCGGTTCCGCGCAGATCAAAGTCAGCGTCGCGGGCGAAATCTGGGTCGCATCCGGCGATTACAAGATTGAGGACGACGGTTTGTCCGAACCGTTCGAGCCGCAGCGCTGTCACCATTTTATCACGGAATCGACCTTTGGCCTGCCGGTTTTTCGCTGGCGGCCCCAGCCCGATATCGCGCAGGACATCAATGCATGGTGGCAAGGATGCGCCGCCGCGTGCAAGACCGCTTTTCTGGGGGCCTATGCGCTTGGCAAGGCGCAGCGGCTGTTGCGCATGCTGGACCCTTCCATCGGCCCGATCCTGACCCATGGCGCGGTTGAGGCAACGAACGCGGTTCTGCGCGGACAGGGCATCGTGCTGCCGCAGACAACCCAGTTGACGAAAGACACAGACCCCAAGGCGAACCGCGGCGCGCTGGTCGTGGCCCCGCCGTCAGCTTTGGGCAGCACATGGGCCAAGCGGTTTGGCCCCAGTGAAAGCGCCTTTGCCAGCGGGTGGATGCAATTGCGCGGCGTGCGCCGCCGCCGGTCCGGCGATCGGGGGTTTGTCATCTCGGATCACGCCGATTGGGACGGATTGCTGAGTGCGATCAAGGCCACAGAGGCAGAAAACGTATACGTCACGCACGGTTATACGGATATCTTTGCCCGCTACCTCAGCGAGAACGGGTGGCATGCGCAGGTGGTTCCCACCGAGTTTGGCGGTGAGAGCGACGAAAGCGAGGCAGAACCGTGA
- a CDS encoding alpha/beta fold hydrolase produces the protein MPLPPAPYFGDIAHGPDDAAAYWVSTSDDIRIRVSHWPLQAARGTVLIFPGRTEYIEKYGQIAKALGARGLASTAVDWRGQGLADRLLDDPVIGHVQHFTDYQKDVAAMMRAARALGLPRPFYLLAHSMGGAIGLRAVIEGLPVSAVAFSGPMWGIKIAPHLKPAAWILSHAMPRIGQGHRLPPGTKMEHHVLTDGFDDNVLTRDPAQFEIMRQQLIAHPELTLGGPSYVWLREALLETRHLASRAAPDLPCITLLGSNERIVDISAIHTRMQSWKSGHLEIVPEAEHEVLMESAQVTTGLFDQITDLFLGTDRV, from the coding sequence ATGCCCCTTCCGCCCGCCCCGTATTTTGGCGACATAGCGCATGGTCCCGACGACGCGGCGGCCTATTGGGTGTCGACATCGGATGATATCCGCATCCGTGTGAGCCATTGGCCCCTGCAAGCGGCCAGGGGCACGGTGCTGATTTTTCCGGGGCGGACGGAGTACATTGAAAAATACGGCCAGATCGCCAAGGCGCTCGGCGCGCGCGGTCTGGCGAGCACCGCCGTGGACTGGCGGGGTCAGGGCCTTGCGGACCGTCTGCTTGATGATCCGGTGATCGGGCATGTGCAGCATTTCACAGATTACCAAAAGGATGTCGCGGCCATGATGCGGGCGGCGCGCGCGTTGGGCCTGCCCCGACCGTTTTATCTGCTTGCGCATTCAATGGGCGGGGCGATCGGGCTGCGCGCGGTGATTGAGGGCCTCCCCGTCAGTGCTGTTGCATTCAGCGGCCCGATGTGGGGGATCAAGATCGCCCCCCACCTCAAACCCGCCGCCTGGATACTGAGCCATGCCATGCCGCGCATCGGTCAGGGCCACAGGCTGCCGCCGGGCACGAAAATGGAACACCACGTGCTCACCGACGGGTTTGACGACAACGTACTGACCCGCGATCCGGCACAGTTCGAGATCATGCGCCAGCAGTTGATCGCCCATCCGGAACTGACGCTGGGTGGTCCCAGCTATGTCTGGCTGCGTGAAGCACTGTTGGAAACACGCCACCTTGCCAGCCGCGCGGCACCCGACCTGCCCTGTATCACGCTGCTGGGCAGCAATGAACGTATTGTCGATATCTCCGCTATTCACACGCGCATGCAAAGCTGGAAAAGCGGGCATCTCGAAATCGTACCGGAGGCAGAGCACGAAGTCCTGATGGAAAGCGCGCAGGTGACAACGGGGTTGTTCGATCAGATAACCGACCTGTTTCTTGGAACAGACAGGGTTTAG
- a CDS encoding SCP2 sterol-binding domain-containing protein, translating into MSDIVNGAVARLNEKLAGSEFAGTAKFDITGEGAIIVDGSGARAGDEDTDVTLTADAETFQSILDGETDPTGAFMTGKLTVDGDMAMAMQLAAALG; encoded by the coding sequence ATGAGCGATATTGTGAACGGTGCCGTTGCGCGGTTGAATGAAAAACTGGCTGGTTCCGAGTTTGCGGGCACCGCCAAGTTCGACATCACCGGCGAAGGTGCCATCATCGTCGATGGTTCGGGCGCCCGCGCCGGGGATGAGGACACGGATGTGACGCTCACCGCCGATGCGGAGACGTTTCAGTCAATTCTTGACGGTGAAACGGACCCGACCGGGGCCTTCATGACCGGCAAGCTGACGGTCGACGGCGATATGGCAATGGCGATGCAACTCGCGGCTGCTTTGGGCTGA
- a CDS encoding tetratricopeptide repeat protein, with amino-acid sequence MAVTLTHVMAMHAQILKFIVTALFVVPLFLAPAEAQTSETDLLAQLQTAPESEANRLERELALIWDQSGSAAMDLLLKRGREALEDEDNARAVEHLSALTDHAPEFAEGWHARATALYRAGLYGPALDALHQALLLNPNNFNAIFGLGVMMREFGDLDRAARAFDRVLELHPHHKRAKAAKEQMAVQGLGQTL; translated from the coding sequence ATGGCTGTTACATTGACACATGTTATGGCCATGCACGCGCAGATTCTCAAATTTATCGTTACGGCACTTTTTGTCGTCCCTTTGTTTTTAGCACCGGCTGAGGCACAGACCAGCGAAACCGACCTGCTGGCGCAATTGCAGACCGCGCCGGAATCAGAGGCCAACCGGCTGGAGCGTGAACTTGCGCTGATCTGGGATCAATCCGGATCAGCCGCCATGGACCTGTTGCTCAAACGCGGTCGCGAAGCCTTGGAGGATGAGGATAATGCCCGCGCGGTCGAACATCTCTCCGCGCTGACCGATCATGCGCCGGAGTTTGCCGAAGGCTGGCACGCGCGCGCAACCGCCCTTTATCGCGCCGGATTGTATGGCCCGGCTTTGGATGCGCTGCATCAGGCGCTCTTGCTCAACCCGAACAACTTCAATGCAATCTTTGGCCTTGGGGTCATGATGCGTGAATTCGGCGATCTGGACCGTGCGGCGCGCGCATTTGACCGCGTGCTCGAATTGCATCCGCATCACAAACGCGCGAAAGCAGCGAAAGAACAAATGGCCGTGCAAGGACTGGGGCAGACACTCTAG
- a CDS encoding helicase-related protein, giving the protein MTGDKRVVAVLGPTNTGKTTYAIERMLGHRTGVIGLPLRLLAREVYDRCVVARGPSVVALVTGEERIVPPRAQYWVCTVEAMPEGMGCDFLAIDEIQLCADPERGHVFTDRLLRARGLHETLFLGADTMRGPIRALVPNAEFIQRERMSTLSYIGPKKISRMKPRSAIVGFSVENVYAIAELIRRQKGGAAVVMGALSPRTRNAQVDMYQNGEVDYLVATDAIGMGLNLDVDHVAFSSLTKFDGRRMRPLAPNELAQIAGRAGRGMKNGTFGVTGDASALDDGTAQAITDHRFTPLKKLNWRNHALQFGSIDRLIQTLEASPDDEILVKAREADDLRALKSIGQTADIMARCTDGPSVRLLWDVCRIPDFRGISSAEHASLLEQIFGYLHQLGKIPDDWMARQIDRIDRTDGDIDALSKRLAFIRTWTYVAQRKGWTDDESHWRGHARSVEDRLSDALHERLTQRFVDRRTSVLLRRLGQKEAMVAEVSNTGEVTVEGEYVGKLEGFRFSQDKGTTGAEAKTIKTAALQALAPQFHLRADRFYNAPDTEIDFTEQGGLMWGKDAVGKLVAGSDALKPHVEVFVDDVAGPEVAQKVQRRLQHFIDRKIAALFEPLMNLSRDETLSGLARGFAFQMVEALGVLPRAQVADEVKALDQDARGALRKHGIRFGQFTIFLPLLLKPAPTRLRLVLWSLSQGIDAFPEAPPPGLVTIPVDKDAPAGSDTMSGYRNAGERAIRIDMLERLADMLRAENTRAGFEAKADMLSITGMTLEQFADLMQGLGYKAAKGERPKVKAVVETPAPQSGVPDPEGGEAYEPDGPVASETGDNAAASGPETVETTEAEAATPAREPAGMAEPEGDAEVETEVFYTFTWGRAPRAQGAQNRRGGEGAQNKGKPGRKGKRGAPQGDKPRGGQKFSARPPKPEKKIDPDNPFAAALMGLKDGK; this is encoded by the coding sequence GTGACAGGTGACAAAAGGGTCGTGGCCGTTTTAGGCCCGACCAACACAGGCAAAACAACCTATGCGATTGAGCGTATGTTGGGACACAGAACGGGTGTCATCGGATTGCCGCTCAGACTGCTGGCCCGCGAAGTCTATGACCGATGCGTTGTCGCGCGGGGCCCGTCTGTGGTGGCGCTGGTCACTGGCGAAGAGCGGATCGTACCGCCGCGCGCGCAATATTGGGTTTGTACCGTCGAGGCGATGCCCGAGGGCATGGGCTGTGACTTTCTTGCGATCGACGAGATCCAGCTATGCGCCGACCCGGAGCGGGGGCATGTCTTTACCGACCGGCTTTTGCGCGCGCGGGGCCTGCATGAAACGCTGTTTCTTGGGGCGGATACGATGCGCGGACCGATCCGTGCGCTGGTGCCCAATGCCGAATTCATCCAGCGCGAACGCATGTCGACCTTATCCTATATTGGTCCGAAAAAGATAAGCAGGATGAAGCCGCGCAGCGCAATCGTGGGGTTTTCGGTTGAGAATGTATATGCCATTGCGGAGCTGATCCGTCGTCAGAAGGGCGGCGCAGCGGTCGTGATGGGCGCGCTGAGCCCGCGCACGCGCAATGCGCAGGTGGATATGTATCAAAACGGAGAGGTCGATTATCTGGTGGCAACAGATGCCATCGGGATGGGCCTGAACCTTGATGTGGATCACGTCGCGTTTTCCTCATTGACCAAATTTGACGGGCGCAGGATGCGCCCCTTGGCGCCGAATGAGCTGGCGCAGATTGCCGGGCGGGCCGGGCGTGGCATGAAAAACGGCACCTTTGGCGTGACGGGGGACGCCTCCGCACTCGATGACGGGACCGCGCAGGCGATTACCGATCATCGTTTTACCCCGCTGAAAAAGCTGAACTGGCGCAATCATGCGTTGCAATTCGGCTCGATCGACAGGTTGATCCAGACGCTCGAAGCATCGCCCGACGATGAAATCCTTGTCAAAGCACGTGAGGCAGACGATCTGCGTGCGCTCAAAAGCATCGGGCAAACCGCAGACATCATGGCGCGTTGTACGGATGGGCCGTCGGTCCGTCTGCTGTGGGATGTGTGCCGAATCCCCGACTTTCGCGGCATCAGCAGCGCGGAGCATGCCTCCCTTCTGGAGCAGATTTTCGGCTATCTGCATCAATTGGGCAAAATTCCGGATGATTGGATGGCGCGCCAGATCGACCGGATCGACCGAACGGACGGTGATATTGATGCTTTGTCAAAAAGATTGGCGTTTATTCGCACATGGACCTATGTCGCGCAGCGCAAAGGGTGGACAGATGACGAAAGCCATTGGCGCGGGCATGCGCGTTCTGTAGAAGACAGATTGTCGGATGCGCTGCACGAGCGTCTGACCCAAAGATTTGTAGATCGGCGCACATCCGTGCTTTTGCGCCGGCTCGGCCAGAAGGAAGCCATGGTGGCAGAAGTATCGAATACCGGCGAAGTGACCGTTGAAGGTGAATACGTTGGAAAACTGGAAGGTTTCCGGTTCAGTCAGGACAAGGGCACAACCGGCGCCGAAGCCAAGACGATTAAAACGGCGGCCTTGCAGGCCCTCGCCCCGCAGTTCCACCTGCGCGCGGATCGGTTTTACAACGCGCCCGACACGGAAATAGACTTTACCGAGCAGGGGGGTCTGATGTGGGGCAAGGATGCGGTGGGCAAGCTTGTCGCCGGGTCTGATGCGCTCAAGCCTCATGTTGAGGTGTTCGTGGATGATGTGGCCGGACCGGAAGTTGCGCAAAAGGTGCAGCGGCGGTTGCAGCATTTCATTGACCGCAAGATCGCCGCCTTGTTCGAACCTTTGATGAACCTCAGCCGGGATGAGACGCTGTCGGGGCTGGCGCGCGGCTTTGCCTTTCAGATGGTCGAGGCCCTTGGCGTTTTGCCCCGCGCTCAGGTTGCGGATGAGGTCAAGGCCTTGGATCAGGATGCCCGCGGCGCGTTGCGCAAACACGGTATTCGCTTTGGCCAGTTCACGATTTTCCTGCCTTTGCTGCTGAAACCTGCGCCGACGCGTTTGCGTTTGGTGTTGTGGTCGCTGTCCCAGGGGATCGATGCCTTTCCCGAAGCGCCACCGCCCGGGCTGGTGACAATCCCGGTCGACAAGGATGCACCGGCAGGGTCTGACACGATGTCGGGCTACAGAAACGCGGGCGAGCGGGCGATTCGCATCGACATGCTGGAGCGGCTTGCGGATATGCTGCGGGCGGAGAACACCCGAGCAGGTTTTGAGGCCAAGGCAGATATGCTGTCGATCACGGGGATGACACTCGAACAGTTCGCCGACCTGATGCAGGGCCTCGGATATAAGGCCGCAAAAGGCGAGCGGCCCAAGGTGAAAGCCGTGGTTGAAACCCCAGCGCCGCAATCGGGCGTGCCAGATCCGGAGGGCGGAGAAGCATATGAGCCGGATGGGCCAGTTGCTTCAGAAACCGGAGACAACGCCGCCGCCTCAGGCCCTGAAACCGTCGAGACCACGGAAGCAGAAGCTGCAACGCCCGCGCGTGAACCTGCCGGGATGGCAGAGCCGGAGGGTGATGCAGAGGTTGAGACCGAGGTATTCTATACCTTTACCTGGGGTCGTGCGCCCCGGGCACAGGGTGCTCAAAACCGGCGCGGTGGCGAGGGTGCGCAAAACAAGGGTAAGCCCGGGCGCAAAGGCAAGAGAGGCGCGCCGCAGGGCGACAAGCCGAGGGGCGGTCAAAAATTCTCTGCCCGTCCGCCCAAGCCCGAAAAGAAAATCGACCCCGACAACCCGTTTGCGGCCGCGCTGATGGGGTTGAAGGACGGCAAGTAA
- a CDS encoding RNA-binding S4 domain-containing protein, protein MADKLRIDKWLWHGRFFKTRSLAATVVASGAVRVNGTRTQKRSHMVVSGDVLTFPQGDDIRVIRVEALGTRRGPAPEARALYTDLSPPERRTRDETPKNPSFEGKGRPTKKDRRTLDLSRARSLE, encoded by the coding sequence GTGGCTGACAAGCTGCGGATCGACAAATGGCTGTGGCACGGGCGGTTTTTCAAAACCCGCTCGCTCGCCGCAACGGTTGTTGCATCCGGTGCGGTGCGGGTGAACGGTACACGCACGCAAAAACGCAGCCATATGGTGGTTTCGGGCGATGTTCTGACCTTCCCGCAAGGCGACGATATCCGCGTGATCCGGGTTGAGGCGCTGGGGACGCGTCGTGGCCCCGCACCCGAGGCACGGGCCCTTTATACCGACCTGTCACCACCTGAGCGCCGCACGCGGGACGAAACGCCGAAAAACCCCTCATTTGAGGGAAAAGGTCGTCCCACAAAGAAGGATCGTCGCACCCTTGATCTTTCTCGTGCCCGGTCTCTTGAATGA
- the fdxA gene encoding ferredoxin FdxA, whose product MTYIVNDSCIACKYTDCVEVCPVDCFYEGENMLVIHPDECIDCGVCEPECPADAIRPDTEPDMEKWVEFNRKYSELWPVIITKKDPLPTAEERDGETGKLEKYFSENPGEGG is encoded by the coding sequence ATGACCTACATCGTGAACGACAGCTGCATTGCATGCAAATATACCGACTGCGTCGAGGTATGCCCGGTTGACTGTTTTTACGAAGGTGAAAACATGCTGGTGATCCATCCCGATGAATGCATCGACTGCGGCGTGTGTGAACCCGAATGCCCCGCAGATGCGATTCGCCCGGATACCGAACCGGACATGGAAAAGTGGGTCGAGTTCAACCGCAAGTATTCGGAGCTTTGGCCGGTCATCATCACCAAGAAAGATCCGCTGCCCACCGCAGAAGAACGCGATGGTGAGACCGGAAAGCTCGAAAAATACTTCTCCGAAAACCCGGGCGAGGGCGGCTGA